In the genome of Chiroxiphia lanceolata isolate bChiLan1 chromosome 17, bChiLan1.pri, whole genome shotgun sequence, one region contains:
- the SYCP2 gene encoding synaptonemal complex protein 2 isoform X6, giving the protein MTARSEMQLEKLIDEATRKKDSQLLEKFLATENSENVSYKGSKQFVNKLDKLLCRELDKQEVKSVSTLLNVIQKCGEKISIAGEDGLPALMKYGLVGRMVNWFEKLKGILVLRGNERNEMLTSLAEDFFNVLLAVCESRPEGKMQILENFVLRTCSLITDVRISIYVQQEVVRKLNLMLDNIPREAKKKLFSTKEMLLVMSEMGRRILDAGDYDMQVAITEALCRMISEKQRAELASQWFSMEFVSNAFKGIKDSEFETDCRKFLNQVNGMLGDKRRVFTYPCLAAALDKYELQFPLDENLEEFWIDFNVGSKSISFYVAADDAGQQWETVIIPEEEVNMYSLEEKDSKKLLTIDLKSPMNVGNLEGEKFSLYFNSILEIKDVTRKIYGFNKCKEGSKKQTASVAKTAVHVLFDESGSQVMVPESQLSPGLKEKSEREEKVSKKKTQQLPESLRTQNKNNSQEKCRGDSSKITPSRTRKMSEASVIVPGTTRTSTRSPLTFVSTSTPFKGRFKLPLEMTSSTKRSDSSATNETRTKISYQDSTGRWQRLTLDDEFFETEQIRRLNTRNEAKAHEKQKCAEEVLKFIQEATEEQTLDEVFDIVPDSQPVGKSNKPLLPGLMESSFDRTETWKKRTSPLPEKSGTTGDKQKPNPSVARPSHPARVADTSLHSELAKEEPEILLRKEPANSKPSKPKPKSKEISEAAKSLISKISDRYKDKSDEKSKARDSLGLNRTYLNKSWNSKEEVQDRILKTTSFLNITAGHIMDDVYNFKLSGFDEPTIKLGVQELHVTELSVHTETTKKGNAVVSKSSTELKGTKKARNNQDKKHLFSDSDTENRGDDSKTEISWLQESKRKPKPQIVNYSRNKKLGKPISTDKSYVVTPDESPEAAFHMEKPKGKNAKKKKVNKCKKQNSRTAEMTEQTSRKKLPRRAAAAKNYKEPSSSESESEGQIPPCTSKEEKSKLQKPLNGAIKDYKQQKAPQVLSVEPKRGENCVQKPPEKSKNPAEQKEMEVPSAESPASLETMRCAEGLSEGNVTPEHTSSERSLGLRESSPENREMLNSKKGITPNDFCPQNKNIHSMCANQSPEAIATKSTFGKKSFSPVLTEASLLSLTTYKTVSGKNSKGAGLETCNSNEGSSFQRCFSDTIPVKGKPKDTTKAATKSKEELSLTTYKPDSGKHAKGAVSETRNNNEDTSFQFCFSDTLSVKGKLQDATKALTKSKEGCEPPSPLSASSGSKAQSSTEEPYDPVNESGPTVQPFLKRRYHSDTESSSEEAQSSKEEENTGRRRISLKPKKLFKTNDAAAYRVSESISTRSLNELSALDGQFWEPGCSTLSICQKLQKEFTKKIENRSRKMDHFNKQTLKAAHQHLTTMSYQLHECRIRQLDKFHFTLVEELENFEKDSQSLKNMEKEFTTFWKKQTSTLSTYMKNEQQRIQVLKTSFEKNIYHSVDYEERIFTSEMHLMKEDIKGIQEKLLKEMQEEELCSVRRGLQTLFRSKTEF; this is encoded by the exons GTAAAATGCAAATACTGGAAAACTTCGTTCTGAGAACATGTTCCCTCATCACTGATGTAAGAATCAGTATTTATGTTCAGCAGGAG GTAgtaagaaaactgaatttaatgCTCGACAACATACCCCGAGAGGccaagaaaaagttattttctacAAAGGAGATGTTACTTGTCAT GAGCGAAATGGGGAGGAGAATTTTGGATGCTGGAG ACTATGACATGCAAGTGGCCATCACAGAAGCTTTGTGCAGAATGATCTCAGAGAAGCAAAGAGCAGAACTGGCCTCCCAGTGGTTTTCCATGGAGTTTGTGTCCAATGCCTTTAAAGGAATTAAAGATTCTGAATTTGAAACA gATTGCAGGAAGTTTCTTAACCAGGTGAATGGCATGCTTGGAGACAAAAGAAg GGTTTTTACATATCCATGTTTAGCAGCAGCTCTTGATAAATATGAG ctcCAGTTCCCACTGGATGAAAATCTGGAGGAATTCTGGATTGATTTCAATGTTGGTAGCAAAAGTATCTCTTTCTATGTGGCAGCAGATGATGCA GGTCAGCAGTGGGAAACAGTGATCATACCAGAAGAAGAGGTGAACATGTACAGCCTTGAAG AAAAAGACTCAAAGAAATTATTGACAATAGATCTCAAAAGCCCAATGAATGTGGGTAATCTGGAAGGAGagaaattttctttgtattttaattccatCTTGGAAATCAAAGACGTAACCAGAAAGATTTATGGATTTAATAAATGTAAG GAGGGGAGTAAGAAGCAAACTGCATCAGTTGCCAAAACAGCTGTACATGTCCTCTTTGATGAAAGTGGATCAcag GTTATGGTACCAGAAAGCCAGTTGTCACcaggtttgaaagaaaaatctgaacgGGAGGAGAAGGTCAGTAAGAAGAAAACTCAGCAACTTCCTGAAAGTTTGAGgactcagaataaaaataacagtcaagaaaaatgcagaggGGATTCCTCCAAG ATCACTCCCTCTCGGACAAGGAAAATGTCTGAAGCCTCTGTGATTGTTCCTGGAACTACAAGAACTTCCACAAGGAGTCCGCTGACCTTTGTTAGCACAT CCACTCCTTTTAAAGGGAGATTTAAATTGCCTCTGGAAATGACGAGCTCCACTAAGAGGTCTGACAGCAGTGCAACAAATGAGACCAGAACAAAGATTTCCTATCAGGACTCTACTGGA AGATGGCAAAGATTGACACTGGATGATGAATTCTTTGAAACAGAACAGATCAGGAGGTTAAATACCAGAAATGAGGCAAAAGCACATGAGAAG CAAAAATGTGCtgaagaagttttaaaatttatacaaGAGGCCACAGAAGAGCAAACTTTAG ATGAAGTGTTTGATATCGTTCCTGATTCTCAGCCAGTTGGGAAAAGCAACAAACCTTT GCTGCCTGGACTTATGGAGAGTTCTTTTGATAGAactgaaacatggaaaaaaagaacatccCCTCTTCCTGAGAAGAGTGGGACCACTGGGGACAAGCAGAAGCCAAATCCATCAGTGGCACGTCCATCCCATCCAG CCAGAGTGGCCGACACGTCTTTGCATTCTGAGCTTGCAAAAGAGGAACCCGAAATTCTCCTCAGAAAAGAACCTGCAAATTCAAAACCATCAAAGCCT AAACCAAAGTCTAAAGAAATCTCAGAGGCAGCCAAATCACTGATCAGTAAAATCAGTGACAGGTACAAAGACAAGAGTGATGAGAAGAGCAAAGCAAGAGACTCCTTGGGTTTGAACAG gacatatttaaataaatcctGGAACTCCAAG GAAGAAGTTCAGGACAGAATCCTGAAAACCACTTCTTTTCTTAATATAACTGCTGGTCATATCAT GGATGATGTCTACAACTTTAAACTCAGTGGGTTTGATGAGCCTACAATAAAGCTTGGA gtCCAAGAATTGCATGTTACTGAACTGAGTGTTCATACAGAGACAACCAAAAAAGG GAATGCAGTCGTCAGTAAATCCAGCACTGAactgaaaggaacaaaaaaa GCTAGAAACAATCAAGACAAGAAGCACCTCTTCAGTGACTCAGACACAGAGAACAGAGGGGATGACAGCAAGACAGAGATTAGTTGGCTACAGGAATCCAAGAGGAAACCTAAACCCCAGATAGTCAATtacagtagaaataaaaaattagggAAACCAATAAGCACAGACAAAA GCTATGTTGTAACACCAGATGAATCCCCTGAAGCTGCTTTCCACATGGAGAAACCTAAAGGCaaaaatgcaaagaagaaaaag gtaaacaaatgtaaaaaacaGAACTCAAGAACTGCTGAAATGACAGAACAAACCTCCAGAAAGAAACTGCCTcgaagagcagcagcagcaaaaaattacaaagagcCTTCCAGTTCTGAGTCAGAGAGTGAAGGGCAAATTCCACCATGCACCTCCAAGGAGGAGAAGTCAAAACTGCAG AAACCTCTGAATGGGGCAATCAAGGATTATAAGCAGCAAAAAGCACCCCAGGTTTTATCTGTGGAGCCAAAGAGAGGAGAGAACTGTGTGCAGAAACCACCTGAGAAATCCAAGAATCCTGcagaacagaaggaaatggAGGTGCCTTCAGCTGAGAGTCCTGCATCTCTGGAGACAATGAGAT GTGCTGAAGGACTCTCAGAAGGAAATGTCACTCCAGAGCACACTTCCAGTGAAAGATCTCTTGGTCTTCGGGAGTCATCACCAGAAAACAGGGAGATGTTAAATTCCAAGAAAGGAATCACTCCCAATGATTTCTGTCCCCAAAATAAGAATATTCACAGTATGTGTGCCAATCAGTCCCCTGAGGCAATAGCTACAAAGTCaacatttggaaagaaaagtttctCCCCAGTGTTGACAGAAGCATCTTTG CTCAGCCTAACAACATATAAAACTGTCAGTGGGAAAAATTCCAAGGGAGCTGGATTGGAAACCTGTAACAGTAACGAAGGGTCAAGTTTCCAGCGTTGCTTTTCGGACACAATTCCTGttaaaggaaaaccaaaagatACCACTAAAGCTGCCACCAAAAGCAAAGAAGAG CTCAGCTTAACGACATATAAACCTGACAGTGGAAAACATGCAAAGGGAGCTGTGTCAGAGACAAGGAATAATAATGAAGATACAAGTTTccaattttgcttttcagacacACTTTCTGTTAAAGGAAAACTACAAGATGCCACTAAAGCTCTCACTAAAAGTAAAGAG GGTTGTGAACCACCATCTCCACTGTCTGCTTCCAGTGGGAGTAAAGCACAGTCTTCAACTGAAGAACCTTATGACCCTGTAAATGAGTCAG GACCAACTGTGCAGCCATTCCTGAAACGAAGATACCACAGTGacacagagagcagctctgaggaggcacagagcagcaaagaggaggaaaacacaggaaggaGAAGAATCAGTTTAAAGCccaaaaagttatttaaaacaaatgatgCTGCTGCTTACAGAG TGTCTGAGAGCATCTCCACTCGATCCCTCAATGAGCTCTCTGCTTTGGATGGGCAATTCTGGGAACCTGGGTGTTCAACTCTCAGCATATGTCAGAAGCTCCAAAAAGAATTTACCAAGAAAATTGAG AACCGCTCCCGGAAAATGGatcattttaataaacaaacaTTAAAAGCTGCCCATCAGCATTTGACAACAATGAGTTACCAACTCCACGAGTGCAG GATCAGGCAGCTGgacaaatttcattttactctCGTCGAGGAGCTGGAGAATTTTGAAAAGGATTCTCAGTCcctgaaaaacatggaaaaagaatTCACG acCTTTTGGAAAAAACAGACAAGTACTTTGAGTACTTACATGAAAAATGAGCAGCAGAG AATTCAGGTTCTTAAAACTTCATTTGAAAAGAATATCTACCATTCTGTTGACTATGAAGAACGTATTTTTACCTCAGAG ATGCATCTGATGAAAGAAGACATAAAAGGAATCCAAGAGAAACTTCTAAAAGAAATG CAAGAAGAGGAGCTGTGCAGTGTTCGCAGAGGATTGCAGACCCTGTTTCGATCAAAGACTGAATTCTGA
- the SYCP2 gene encoding synaptonemal complex protein 2 isoform X5: MTARSEMQLEKLIDEATRKKDSQLLEKFLATENSENVSYKGSKQFVNKLDKLLCRELDKQEVKSVSTLLNVIQKCGEKISIAGEDGLPALMKYGLVGRMVNWFEKLKGILVLRGNERNEMLTSLAEDFFNVLLAVCESRPEGKMQILENFVLRTCSLITDVRISIYVQQEVVRKLNLMLDNIPREAKKKLFSTKEMLLVMSEMGRRILDAGDYDMQVAITEALCRMISEKQRAELASQWFSMEFVSNAFKGIKDSEFETDCRKFLNQVNGMLGDKRRVFTYPCLAAALDKYELQFPLDENLEEFWIDFNVGSKSISFYVAADDAGQQWETVIIPEEEVNMYSLEEKDSKKLLTIDLKSPMNVGNLEGEKFSLYFNSILEIKDVTRKIYGFNKCKEGSKKQTASVAKTAVHVLFDESGSQVMVPESQLSPGLKEKSEREEKVSKKKTQQLPESLRTQNKNNSQEKCRGDSSKITPSRTRKMSEASVIVPGTTRTSTRSPLTFVSTSTPFKGRFKLPLEMTSSTKRSDSSATNETRTKISYQDSTGRWQRLTLDDEFFETEQIRRLNTRNEAKAHEKQKCAEEVLKFIQEATEEQTLDEVFDIVPDSQPVGKSNKPLLPGLMESSFDRTETWKKRTSPLPEKSGTTGDKQKPNPSVARPSHPARVADTSLHSELAKEEPEILLRKEPANSKPSKPKPKSKEISEAAKSLISKISDRYKDKSDEKSKARDSLGLNRTYLNKSWNSKEEVQDRILKTTSFLNITAGHIMDDVYNFKLSGFDEPTIKLGVQELHVTELSVHTETTKKGNAVVSKSSTELKGTKKARNNQDKKHLFSDSDTENRGDDSKTEISWLQESKRKPKPQIVNYSRNKKLGKPISTDKSYVVTPDESPEAAFHMEKPKGKNAKKKKVDVNKCKKQNSRTAEMTEQTSRKKLPRRAAAAKNYKEPSSSESESEGQIPPCTSKEEKSKLQKPLNGAIKDYKQQKAPQVLSVEPKRGENCVQKPPEKSKNPAEQKEMEVPSAESPASLETMRCAEGLSEGNVTPEHTSSERSLGLRESSPENREMLNSKKGITPNDFCPQNKNIHSMCANQSPEAIATKSTFGKKSFSPVLTEASLLSLTTYKTVSGKNSKGAGLETCNSNEGSSFQRCFSDTIPVKGKPKDTTKAATKSKEELSLTTYKPDSGKHAKGAVSETRNNNEDTSFQFCFSDTLSVKGKLQDATKALTKSKEGCEPPSPLSASSGSKAQSSTEEPYDPVNESGPTVQPFLKRRYHSDTESSSEEAQSSKEEENTGRRRISLKPKKLFKTNDAAAYRVSESISTRSLNELSALDGQFWEPGCSTLSICQKLQKEFTKKIENRSRKMDHFNKQTLKAAHQHLTTMSYQLHECRIRQLDKFHFTLVEELENFEKDSQSLKNMEKEFTTFWKKQTSTLSTYMKNEQQRIQVLKTSFEKNIYHSVDYEERIFTSEMHLMKEDIKGIQEKLLKEMQEEELCSVRRGLQTLFRSKTEF, from the exons GTAAAATGCAAATACTGGAAAACTTCGTTCTGAGAACATGTTCCCTCATCACTGATGTAAGAATCAGTATTTATGTTCAGCAGGAG GTAgtaagaaaactgaatttaatgCTCGACAACATACCCCGAGAGGccaagaaaaagttattttctacAAAGGAGATGTTACTTGTCAT GAGCGAAATGGGGAGGAGAATTTTGGATGCTGGAG ACTATGACATGCAAGTGGCCATCACAGAAGCTTTGTGCAGAATGATCTCAGAGAAGCAAAGAGCAGAACTGGCCTCCCAGTGGTTTTCCATGGAGTTTGTGTCCAATGCCTTTAAAGGAATTAAAGATTCTGAATTTGAAACA gATTGCAGGAAGTTTCTTAACCAGGTGAATGGCATGCTTGGAGACAAAAGAAg GGTTTTTACATATCCATGTTTAGCAGCAGCTCTTGATAAATATGAG ctcCAGTTCCCACTGGATGAAAATCTGGAGGAATTCTGGATTGATTTCAATGTTGGTAGCAAAAGTATCTCTTTCTATGTGGCAGCAGATGATGCA GGTCAGCAGTGGGAAACAGTGATCATACCAGAAGAAGAGGTGAACATGTACAGCCTTGAAG AAAAAGACTCAAAGAAATTATTGACAATAGATCTCAAAAGCCCAATGAATGTGGGTAATCTGGAAGGAGagaaattttctttgtattttaattccatCTTGGAAATCAAAGACGTAACCAGAAAGATTTATGGATTTAATAAATGTAAG GAGGGGAGTAAGAAGCAAACTGCATCAGTTGCCAAAACAGCTGTACATGTCCTCTTTGATGAAAGTGGATCAcag GTTATGGTACCAGAAAGCCAGTTGTCACcaggtttgaaagaaaaatctgaacgGGAGGAGAAGGTCAGTAAGAAGAAAACTCAGCAACTTCCTGAAAGTTTGAGgactcagaataaaaataacagtcaagaaaaatgcagaggGGATTCCTCCAAG ATCACTCCCTCTCGGACAAGGAAAATGTCTGAAGCCTCTGTGATTGTTCCTGGAACTACAAGAACTTCCACAAGGAGTCCGCTGACCTTTGTTAGCACAT CCACTCCTTTTAAAGGGAGATTTAAATTGCCTCTGGAAATGACGAGCTCCACTAAGAGGTCTGACAGCAGTGCAACAAATGAGACCAGAACAAAGATTTCCTATCAGGACTCTACTGGA AGATGGCAAAGATTGACACTGGATGATGAATTCTTTGAAACAGAACAGATCAGGAGGTTAAATACCAGAAATGAGGCAAAAGCACATGAGAAG CAAAAATGTGCtgaagaagttttaaaatttatacaaGAGGCCACAGAAGAGCAAACTTTAG ATGAAGTGTTTGATATCGTTCCTGATTCTCAGCCAGTTGGGAAAAGCAACAAACCTTT GCTGCCTGGACTTATGGAGAGTTCTTTTGATAGAactgaaacatggaaaaaaagaacatccCCTCTTCCTGAGAAGAGTGGGACCACTGGGGACAAGCAGAAGCCAAATCCATCAGTGGCACGTCCATCCCATCCAG CCAGAGTGGCCGACACGTCTTTGCATTCTGAGCTTGCAAAAGAGGAACCCGAAATTCTCCTCAGAAAAGAACCTGCAAATTCAAAACCATCAAAGCCT AAACCAAAGTCTAAAGAAATCTCAGAGGCAGCCAAATCACTGATCAGTAAAATCAGTGACAGGTACAAAGACAAGAGTGATGAGAAGAGCAAAGCAAGAGACTCCTTGGGTTTGAACAG gacatatttaaataaatcctGGAACTCCAAG GAAGAAGTTCAGGACAGAATCCTGAAAACCACTTCTTTTCTTAATATAACTGCTGGTCATATCAT GGATGATGTCTACAACTTTAAACTCAGTGGGTTTGATGAGCCTACAATAAAGCTTGGA gtCCAAGAATTGCATGTTACTGAACTGAGTGTTCATACAGAGACAACCAAAAAAGG GAATGCAGTCGTCAGTAAATCCAGCACTGAactgaaaggaacaaaaaaa GCTAGAAACAATCAAGACAAGAAGCACCTCTTCAGTGACTCAGACACAGAGAACAGAGGGGATGACAGCAAGACAGAGATTAGTTGGCTACAGGAATCCAAGAGGAAACCTAAACCCCAGATAGTCAATtacagtagaaataaaaaattagggAAACCAATAAGCACAGACAAAA GCTATGTTGTAACACCAGATGAATCCCCTGAAGCTGCTTTCCACATGGAGAAACCTAAAGGCaaaaatgcaaagaagaaaaaggtagaT gtaaacaaatgtaaaaaacaGAACTCAAGAACTGCTGAAATGACAGAACAAACCTCCAGAAAGAAACTGCCTcgaagagcagcagcagcaaaaaattacaaagagcCTTCCAGTTCTGAGTCAGAGAGTGAAGGGCAAATTCCACCATGCACCTCCAAGGAGGAGAAGTCAAAACTGCAG AAACCTCTGAATGGGGCAATCAAGGATTATAAGCAGCAAAAAGCACCCCAGGTTTTATCTGTGGAGCCAAAGAGAGGAGAGAACTGTGTGCAGAAACCACCTGAGAAATCCAAGAATCCTGcagaacagaaggaaatggAGGTGCCTTCAGCTGAGAGTCCTGCATCTCTGGAGACAATGAGAT GTGCTGAAGGACTCTCAGAAGGAAATGTCACTCCAGAGCACACTTCCAGTGAAAGATCTCTTGGTCTTCGGGAGTCATCACCAGAAAACAGGGAGATGTTAAATTCCAAGAAAGGAATCACTCCCAATGATTTCTGTCCCCAAAATAAGAATATTCACAGTATGTGTGCCAATCAGTCCCCTGAGGCAATAGCTACAAAGTCaacatttggaaagaaaagtttctCCCCAGTGTTGACAGAAGCATCTTTG CTCAGCCTAACAACATATAAAACTGTCAGTGGGAAAAATTCCAAGGGAGCTGGATTGGAAACCTGTAACAGTAACGAAGGGTCAAGTTTCCAGCGTTGCTTTTCGGACACAATTCCTGttaaaggaaaaccaaaagatACCACTAAAGCTGCCACCAAAAGCAAAGAAGAG CTCAGCTTAACGACATATAAACCTGACAGTGGAAAACATGCAAAGGGAGCTGTGTCAGAGACAAGGAATAATAATGAAGATACAAGTTTccaattttgcttttcagacacACTTTCTGTTAAAGGAAAACTACAAGATGCCACTAAAGCTCTCACTAAAAGTAAAGAG GGTTGTGAACCACCATCTCCACTGTCTGCTTCCAGTGGGAGTAAAGCACAGTCTTCAACTGAAGAACCTTATGACCCTGTAAATGAGTCAG GACCAACTGTGCAGCCATTCCTGAAACGAAGATACCACAGTGacacagagagcagctctgaggaggcacagagcagcaaagaggaggaaaacacaggaaggaGAAGAATCAGTTTAAAGCccaaaaagttatttaaaacaaatgatgCTGCTGCTTACAGAG TGTCTGAGAGCATCTCCACTCGATCCCTCAATGAGCTCTCTGCTTTGGATGGGCAATTCTGGGAACCTGGGTGTTCAACTCTCAGCATATGTCAGAAGCTCCAAAAAGAATTTACCAAGAAAATTGAG AACCGCTCCCGGAAAATGGatcattttaataaacaaacaTTAAAAGCTGCCCATCAGCATTTGACAACAATGAGTTACCAACTCCACGAGTGCAG GATCAGGCAGCTGgacaaatttcattttactctCGTCGAGGAGCTGGAGAATTTTGAAAAGGATTCTCAGTCcctgaaaaacatggaaaaagaatTCACG acCTTTTGGAAAAAACAGACAAGTACTTTGAGTACTTACATGAAAAATGAGCAGCAGAG AATTCAGGTTCTTAAAACTTCATTTGAAAAGAATATCTACCATTCTGTTGACTATGAAGAACGTATTTTTACCTCAGAG ATGCATCTGATGAAAGAAGACATAAAAGGAATCCAAGAGAAACTTCTAAAAGAAATG CAAGAAGAGGAGCTGTGCAGTGTTCGCAGAGGATTGCAGACCCTGTTTCGATCAAAGACTGAATTCTGA